One Arthrobacter sp. StoSoilB19 DNA window includes the following coding sequences:
- a CDS encoding nuclear transport factor 2 family protein has protein sequence MTQPASARDHVHAWMEKYQAAWTSNGADDIRNLFAPDALYETRPHDPEPWRGHDGIVQGWLAARDEPADWTFSWELLGCDGDTAFVQGLTTYSGGRPTYDNLWVIRLDGSGRARSFTEWFMAGKPEIPPG, from the coding sequence ATGACCCAGCCAGCTTCAGCCCGGGACCATGTCCACGCCTGGATGGAAAAATACCAGGCTGCCTGGACCAGCAACGGCGCCGATGACATCCGCAACCTGTTTGCCCCGGACGCGCTCTACGAGACGCGTCCCCATGATCCCGAACCCTGGCGCGGCCACGACGGGATCGTCCAGGGCTGGCTGGCGGCACGTGACGAGCCGGCCGACTGGACGTTCAGCTGGGAACTGCTGGGGTGCGACGGCGACACCGCCTTTGTCCAGGGCCTCACCACCTACTCGGGCGGCAGGCCCACGTACGACAATCTGTGGGTGATCAGGCTTGATGGATCCGGCCGTGCCCGCTCCTTTACTGAATGGTTCATGGCGGGGAAGCCGGAGATCCCTCCCGGTTAG
- a CDS encoding DUF456 domain-containing protein, producing the protein MSSETVVTILCGLAILVGVAGTIIPVLPGSVLIGVSLLAWAIWGGAGSAGWVVFAVAMIFVAAGMTAGAVLTGRKLKQHAIPSRSIVVALVAGVVGMFIIPVVGLFVGFAAGLLASEFLRTRNFSTAAKSSWAALKATGLGMLAEFGLACLAASTWVIGVWIAAANG; encoded by the coding sequence ATGAGCTCCGAAACCGTGGTGACCATCCTGTGCGGCCTGGCGATCCTGGTGGGGGTGGCCGGCACCATCATTCCCGTCCTGCCAGGCAGCGTCCTCATTGGCGTGAGCCTGCTGGCGTGGGCCATCTGGGGCGGCGCCGGGTCTGCGGGGTGGGTCGTGTTTGCGGTGGCCATGATCTTTGTCGCCGCGGGGATGACGGCGGGTGCCGTCCTCACCGGCAGGAAGCTCAAGCAGCATGCCATTCCCAGCCGCAGCATTGTGGTGGCCCTCGTGGCGGGCGTGGTGGGGATGTTCATCATCCCTGTGGTGGGCCTCTTCGTTGGTTTCGCGGCCGGGCTGCTGGCCAGCGAGTTCCTCCGGACTCGGAATTTTTCGACGGCGGCGAAGTCCAGCTGGGCCGCGCTGAAGGCCACCGGGCTGGGGATGCTCGCGGAGTTCGGGCTGGCCTGCCTTGCCGCCAGCACCTGGGTCATTGGTGTGTGGATCGCCGCCGCCAACGGCTGA
- a CDS encoding NADP-dependent malic enzyme gives MSIDAITATDDSAATALTEDEIFTAHQGGKLSVTSTVPLSNKRDLSIAYTPGVAEVSRAIHAKPELARTLTWAERLVVVVSDGTAVLGLGNIGASASLPVMEGKSALFKTFGDLDSIPLVLNTTDVDEIVETLVRLRPSFGAVNLEDISAPRCFELEEKLIEALDCPVMHDDQHGTAVVALAALTNAAKVTGRGLEGLKVVVSGAGAAGIAVAEILLAAGITDVVLLDSRGVINSGRADLAASPDSKKADLAGRSNPRGITGGPAEALAGADVFIGVSSSKLDEAHLASMNQDAIVFALSNPDPEVLPEVAVKYAAVVATGRSDFPNQINNVLAFPGIFRGALDAGARRITPAMKLAAARAIAGLAAEDLSADYIVPSPLDPRVAPAVTAAVAAAVEAE, from the coding sequence GTGTCCATTGACGCAATCACAGCCACCGACGATTCAGCAGCCACGGCCTTGACCGAAGACGAAATCTTCACGGCCCACCAGGGCGGCAAGCTCTCCGTCACCAGCACTGTTCCGCTGTCCAACAAGCGGGACCTGTCCATCGCCTACACCCCCGGAGTGGCCGAGGTGAGCCGGGCCATCCACGCCAAGCCCGAACTGGCCCGCACCCTGACCTGGGCCGAGCGCCTGGTGGTCGTGGTCAGCGACGGCACTGCCGTCCTGGGCCTGGGCAACATCGGGGCCAGCGCCTCGCTGCCGGTCATGGAAGGCAAGTCCGCCCTCTTCAAGACCTTCGGCGACCTTGATTCCATCCCCCTGGTCCTCAACACCACGGACGTGGACGAGATCGTGGAAACCCTGGTCCGCCTGCGCCCCAGCTTCGGCGCCGTGAACCTTGAGGACATCTCCGCCCCGCGCTGCTTCGAGCTCGAGGAAAAGCTGATCGAAGCCCTTGACTGCCCGGTCATGCACGACGACCAGCACGGAACCGCCGTCGTGGCCCTGGCAGCGCTGACCAACGCCGCCAAGGTGACCGGCCGCGGCCTCGAGGGCCTGAAGGTGGTGGTGTCCGGCGCCGGCGCGGCGGGGATCGCCGTCGCCGAAATCCTGCTCGCAGCCGGGATCACCGACGTCGTCCTGCTCGACTCCCGCGGAGTCATCAACAGCGGCCGCGCCGACCTCGCTGCCAGCCCCGACAGCAAGAAGGCCGACCTCGCCGGCCGCAGCAACCCCCGCGGCATCACCGGCGGACCTGCTGAAGCGCTGGCCGGTGCCGACGTCTTCATCGGCGTCTCCTCCTCGAAGCTGGACGAGGCGCACCTGGCATCGATGAACCAGGACGCCATCGTGTTCGCCCTGTCCAACCCGGATCCCGAAGTCCTGCCCGAGGTGGCCGTAAAGTACGCCGCCGTGGTGGCCACCGGCCGCAGCGACTTCCCCAACCAGATCAACAACGTCCTGGCGTTCCCAGGCATCTTCCGCGGTGCCCTCGACGCCGGCGCCCGCCGCATCACCCCGGCCATGAAGCTCGCAGCGGCGCGCGCCATCGCCGGGCTCGCCGCCGAGGACCTCTCGGCCGACTACATCGTCCCCAGCCCGCTGGATCCCCGCGTGGCACCGGCGGTCACCGCGGCCGTCGCCGCGGCGGTGGAAGCGGAGTAA
- a CDS encoding TetR/AcrR family transcriptional regulator: MPETFSDHPPMAARPSAPRQRLRYTRILDTAAGFARTGLDAVELSEVAEKADVPLGTLYRYFPSPTHLMLALYRQQLDELQAGSRGSSPRFRGRALSGLLMEIFHMRVMQPAVEQCLSRGVYHPDKDTTALLREIDALSEKLVAGACGDAVGARVLLLTVTGLVQSVRSRRLSLFEAEEDLKKACGRLSPGAEAGFTVSRSA, encoded by the coding sequence ATGCCCGAGACTTTTTCAGACCATCCGCCCATGGCCGCCCGGCCTTCCGCTCCACGCCAGCGCCTCCGCTACACGCGGATCCTGGACACCGCCGCAGGGTTCGCCCGCACGGGTCTTGACGCCGTGGAACTCTCCGAAGTCGCAGAAAAAGCGGACGTGCCACTGGGAACCCTCTACCGTTACTTTCCGTCCCCCACCCACCTGATGCTGGCGCTGTACCGGCAGCAGCTGGACGAGCTGCAGGCCGGTTCCCGGGGCTCGTCGCCGCGCTTCCGGGGCCGGGCACTGTCCGGCCTGCTGATGGAAATCTTCCACATGCGCGTCATGCAGCCCGCGGTGGAGCAATGCCTCAGCCGGGGCGTGTACCACCCGGACAAGGACACCACCGCACTCCTGCGCGAGATTGATGCACTCAGCGAAAAGCTCGTTGCGGGTGCCTGCGGCGACGCCGTGGGAGCCAGGGTCCTCCTCCTGACCGTCACTGGTCTGGTCCAGTCCGTCCGGAGCCGCCGACTGTCCCTCTTCGAAGCCGAGGAGGACCTGAAAAAGGCGTGCGGTCGGCTGTCCCCCGGGGCCGAGGCGGGCTTCACAGTGTCCCGGTCGGCGTAA